Proteins from a genomic interval of Pseudomonas silesiensis:
- a CDS encoding ABC transporter substrate-binding protein, with the protein MFDKNNKLRHSVSLAAMLALSGLSAAAWADAYEDAAKKWIGSEFKPSTLTPEQQLAELKWFIKAAEPFRGMNIKVVSETIATHEYESKVLAKAFTEITGIKLTHDLLQEGDVVEKLQTQMQSDKNIYDGWVNDSDLIGTHFRYGKTESITDLMANEGKNFTSPTLDIKDFIGISFTTAPDGKIYQLPDQQFANLYWFRADWFERADLKAKFKEKYGYELGVPVNWSAYEDIAKFFSEDVKEIDGKRIYGHMDYGKKDPSLGWRFTDAWFSMAGAGDKGIPNGLPVDEWGIRVEDCHPVGSSVTRGGDTNGPAAVYATTKYVDWLKKYAPPEAAGMTFSESGPVPSQGNIAQQIFWYTAFTADMTKPGLPVMNTDGTPKWRMAPSPKGPYWEEGMKLGYQDAGSWTFLKSTPEKQRLAAWLYAQFVTSKTVSLKKTIVGLTPIRESDINSQAMTDLAPKLGGLVEFYRSPARVQWTPTGTNVPDYPRLAQLWWSHIAEAASGEKTPQQALDGLAKDQDAILTRLERSKAQATCAPKMNPERDAQYWFDQPGAPKPKLANEKPKGETVSYTELLKSWEAARK; encoded by the coding sequence ATGTTCGACAAAAACAATAAGCTGCGACATAGCGTTTCATTGGCAGCCATGCTGGCACTCAGCGGTTTGAGCGCTGCGGCCTGGGCCGATGCCTATGAAGACGCCGCCAAAAAATGGATAGGCAGCGAGTTCAAACCGTCCACCCTCACGCCAGAGCAGCAGCTCGCGGAGTTGAAGTGGTTCATCAAGGCCGCCGAGCCGTTTCGCGGGATGAACATCAAGGTGGTCTCGGAAACCATCGCGACCCACGAATATGAATCAAAAGTGCTGGCCAAGGCCTTTACCGAGATCACCGGGATCAAGCTGACCCACGACCTGCTGCAGGAAGGCGACGTGGTGGAAAAGCTGCAGACCCAGATGCAATCGGACAAGAACATCTATGACGGCTGGGTCAACGACTCGGACCTGATCGGCACGCACTTTCGCTACGGCAAGACCGAATCGATCACCGACCTGATGGCCAACGAAGGCAAGAACTTCACCTCGCCGACCCTGGACATCAAGGACTTCATCGGCATTTCCTTCACCACCGCACCGGACGGCAAGATCTACCAGCTCCCCGACCAACAGTTCGCCAACCTCTACTGGTTCCGCGCCGACTGGTTCGAGCGGGCGGACCTGAAGGCGAAATTCAAGGAAAAGTACGGCTACGAATTGGGCGTACCGGTGAACTGGTCGGCCTATGAAGACATCGCCAAATTCTTCAGCGAGGACGTCAAGGAAATCGACGGCAAACGCATTTACGGGCACATGGACTACGGCAAGAAAGATCCGTCCCTGGGCTGGCGCTTCACCGATGCCTGGTTCTCCATGGCCGGCGCCGGCGACAAGGGCATCCCCAACGGCTTGCCGGTGGACGAGTGGGGCATCCGCGTCGAGGACTGCCATCCAGTCGGCTCCAGCGTGACCCGCGGCGGCGACACCAACGGCCCGGCGGCGGTGTATGCCACCACCAAATACGTCGACTGGCTCAAGAAGTATGCCCCGCCGGAAGCGGCAGGCATGACCTTCTCCGAGTCCGGCCCGGTGCCGTCCCAAGGCAACATCGCCCAGCAGATCTTCTGGTACACCGCGTTTACCGCCGACATGACCAAACCGGGCCTGCCGGTGATGAACACCGACGGCACCCCGAAATGGCGCATGGCGCCCTCGCCGAAAGGTCCGTATTGGGAAGAGGGCATGAAACTCGGTTATCAGGACGCCGGTTCCTGGACCTTCCTCAAATCCACGCCCGAGAAGCAAAGACTGGCGGCCTGGCTGTACGCGCAGTTCGTGACCTCCAAAACCGTCTCCCTGAAGAAAACCATCGTCGGCCTGACCCCGATCCGCGAATCGGACATCAACTCCCAAGCCATGACCGACCTGGCACCGAAACTCGGCGGCCTGGTCGAGTTCTACCGCAGCCCGGCCCGGGTGCAGTGGACCCCGACCGGGACCAACGTGCCCGACTATCCGCGCCTGGCGCAACTGTGGTGGAGCCACATCGCCGAAGCCGCCAGCGGCGAGAAGACCCCGCAACAGGCGCTGGACGGCCTGGCCAAGGATCAGGACGCGATCCTGACCCGACTGGAACGCTCCAAGGCGCAAGCGACCTGTGCACCGAAAATGAATCCTGAGCGGGATGCGCAGTATTGGTTCGATCAGCCAGGCGCTCCGAAGCCGAAACTGGCGAACGAGAAGCCTAAAGGTGAAACCGTGAGTTATACCGAGCTGTTGAAATCGTGGGAGGCGGCGCGTAAGTAA
- a CDS encoding DUF2160 domain-containing protein, producing the protein MEWMSWTVPTAAFFCAIALILVGMTTWELRSPSVPRRGFLPIATTRGDRLFIGLLGSAYLHLLVIGATEWSIWVAFAVSLVWLLAVMRWG; encoded by the coding sequence ATGGAATGGATGAGTTGGACCGTCCCCACCGCGGCGTTCTTCTGCGCCATTGCCTTGATCCTGGTGGGCATGACGACCTGGGAACTACGTTCGCCGAGTGTCCCTCGGCGGGGTTTCTTGCCGATTGCCACCACCCGTGGCGATCGGTTGTTTATCGGTCTTCTCGGCAGCGCCTACCTGCATCTGCTGGTAATCGGCGCTACCGAATGGAGCATCTGGGTCGCGTTCGCGGTGTCCCTGGTGTGGCTGTTGGCTGTGATGCGTTGGGGCTAG